A segment of the Desulfonatronovibrio hydrogenovorans DSM 9292 genome:
GCCCCAGCTGCACTGGTATCTTAGGATTGTTCCCAGGCTTACCACCAGGGCTGGCTTTGAAATTGGATCAGGCATGTGCATCAATCCATCCATGCCCGAACTAGATGCGGAGTTTTTAAGGGGTTGAGCATGGGCACTAGAAGACCTGGGTGTACATGGCAGCCCAGAGGTTGGAGATGAGAATTATGCGGCGTTGGGCATTGTTCTTTATTGGATTGATTTCTTTTATGTACCTGTTCTTTTTTCTTGAGCCTGCAGCTTCATTGGTGCTTGATGGTCAGATGAATGAAGTGAATGGCCTGCCCAGAAAAGAGATCAGCATCAAGGGGCAGAGTATAGTGGTGGAAGTGGCCAGGGGGGGAGCTGTAAACCATGGGCTCATGTTTCGGGAGACTTTGCCCTGGGATAAGGGAATGCTTTTTGTTTTTGAGCCTCCCAGAAGGACTGCCATGTGGATGGAGAACACATTTATACCCCTGTCGGTGGCGTTTATCTGTGAGGATGGATACATATCAAATATTAAAGAGATGAAGCCACTGACCACTGATCTTCATTATTCAAAGGGAATTGCTGCCTACGCCCTGGAGATGAATCAGGGCTGGTTTGAAAATAATGGAATCAACCCTGGTGACCAGGTTGATCTGAACAAAATAAAGGCCTGGGAATGATTTTTTCACAAGCCAGATAAAATTAAACTCCGGTCTGCAGGCGCCACCCAGCACCTGGCAGACCGGAGTTACGACCTGAAACAATCTCAGGCCGGGAGGAGGGGCATTGTCAGCTCAGGTTTCTGCCGGACCTGAACAGTCTGGCAAAAACTTCTTTGCGG
Coding sequences within it:
- a CDS encoding DUF192 domain-containing protein; this translates as MNEVNGLPRKEISIKGQSIVVEVARGGAVNHGLMFRETLPWDKGMLFVFEPPRRTAMWMENTFIPLSVAFICEDGYISNIKEMKPLTTDLHYSKGIAAYALEMNQGWFENNGINPGDQVDLNKIKAWE